In Leclercia sp. AS011, one DNA window encodes the following:
- the yfiH gene encoding purine nucleoside phosphorylase YfiH has translation MTKLIVPEWPAPSGVVACSSTRTGGVSEGAWESLNLGAHCGDDLNHVEENRKRFFAAGRLPSKPVWLEQVHGTAVLSLIGEPYASKRADASYSNTPGTVCAVMTADCLPVLFCNRAGTEVAAAHAGWRGLCAGVLEETVACFADSADNILAWLGPAIGPQAFEVGPEVREAFMAHDPQAESAFRPAGEKYMADIYQLARQRLTHLGISQIYGGDRCTYTEKSDFFSYRRDKTTGRMASFIWLI, from the coding sequence ATGACCAAACTGATTGTCCCGGAGTGGCCAGCGCCAAGTGGCGTGGTGGCCTGTAGTTCCACCCGTACAGGTGGCGTGAGTGAAGGGGCCTGGGAGTCATTAAACCTGGGCGCGCACTGTGGCGACGATCTCAACCATGTCGAAGAGAATCGTAAGCGGTTCTTTGCAGCAGGTCGGTTACCGTCGAAACCGGTTTGGCTCGAGCAGGTCCATGGTACGGCTGTTCTCAGTCTTATCGGTGAACCCTATGCTTCGAAACGCGCCGATGCCTCTTACAGCAATACTCCGGGTACTGTCTGTGCCGTTATGACCGCCGACTGCCTGCCGGTACTTTTCTGCAACCGAGCGGGCACCGAAGTGGCCGCCGCCCATGCTGGCTGGCGCGGATTATGTGCCGGCGTGCTGGAAGAGACCGTTGCCTGCTTTGCTGACAGCGCGGATAACATTCTCGCGTGGCTCGGCCCGGCGATTGGTCCGCAGGCCTTTGAAGTTGGTCCGGAAGTGCGCGAGGCCTTTATGGCGCACGATCCGCAGGCAGAGAGTGCTTTCCGCCCGGCAGGAGAGAAGTACATGGCGGATATCTACCAGCTTGCCCGCCAACGTTTGACTCATCTCGGGATCAGCCAGATCTACGGCGGCGATCGCTGCACTTACACCGAAAAGAGTGATTTCTTTTCATATCGCCGCGACAAGACCACCGGGCGTATGGCAAGTTTCATTTGGCTGATATAA
- the bamD gene encoding outer membrane protein assembly factor BamD: protein MTRMKYLVAAATLSLALVGCSGSNEQVPDNPPNEIYATAQQKLQDGNWKQAITQLEALDNRYPFGPYSQQVQLDLIYAYYKNADLPLAQATIDRFMRLNPTHPNIDYVMYMRGLTNMALDDSALQGFFGVDRSDRDPQHARDAFNDFSKLVRGYPNSQYVTDASKRLVFLKDRLAKYEYSVAEYYTRRGAYVAVVNRVEGMLRDYPDTQATRDGLKLMENAYRQLQMTSQADKVAKIIAANSSST, encoded by the coding sequence ATGACGCGCATGAAATATCTGGTGGCAGCGGCCACGTTGAGCCTGGCTTTGGTGGGCTGCTCCGGTTCGAATGAACAGGTCCCTGACAATCCGCCGAATGAAATCTATGCGACTGCTCAGCAAAAGCTGCAGGACGGTAACTGGAAACAGGCGATAACGCAACTGGAAGCGCTGGATAATCGTTATCCATTTGGCCCGTATTCCCAGCAGGTACAGTTGGATCTGATCTACGCCTACTATAAAAATGCCGATCTGCCACTGGCCCAGGCGACCATCGATCGCTTCATGCGTCTGAATCCGACCCATCCTAATATTGATTACGTCATGTATATGCGCGGCCTGACCAACATGGCGCTGGATGACAGTGCGCTGCAGGGCTTCTTTGGTGTTGATCGTTCAGACCGTGACCCTCAGCACGCCCGCGATGCGTTCAATGACTTCTCCAAACTGGTACGCGGCTATCCGAACAGTCAGTACGTGACAGATGCCAGCAAACGTCTGGTGTTCCTGAAAGATCGTCTGGCGAAATACGAATACTCTGTCGCGGAATATTATACTCGTCGCGGTGCATACGTTGCCGTCGTGAACCGTGTTGAAGGCATGCTGCGTGATTATCCTGATACCCAGGCAACACGTGATGGCCTGAAACTGATGGAAAATGCCTATCGCCAGCTGCAGATGACATCTCAGGCTGACAAAGTCGCGAAAATCATTGCCGCTAACAGCAGCAGCACCTGA
- the raiA gene encoding ribosome-associated translation inhibitor RaiA: MTMNITSKQMEITPAIRQHVADRLAKLDKWQTHLINPHIILSKEPQGFIADATINTPNGHLVASAKHEDMYTAINDLINKLERQLNKVQHKGEARRAATSVKDASFAEEVEAEDE, translated from the coding sequence ATGACAATGAACATTACCAGTAAACAAATGGAAATTACTCCGGCAATCCGCCAGCACGTCGCAGACCGTCTCGCCAAACTGGATAAATGGCAAACACACCTGATTAACCCGCATATCATTCTCTCTAAGGAGCCACAGGGTTTCATCGCTGACGCAACTATCAATACTCCAAACGGCCACCTGGTCGCCAGCGCGAAACATGAGGATATGTACACCGCAATCAACGATTTGATTAACAAGCTGGAACGGCAGCTCAATAAAGTGCAACACAAAGGTGAAGCCCGTCGCGCCGCAACATCGGTGAAAGACGCTAGCTTCGCAGAAGAAGTTGAAGCTGAAGATGAATAA
- the rluD gene encoding 23S rRNA pseudouridine(1911/1915/1917) synthase RluD yields MAQRVELTATVSEKQLGQRLDQALAEMFPDYSRSRIKEWILDQRVLVNGKIWDKPKEKVLGGEVVAINADIEEEVRFEPQDIPLNIVYEDDDILVINKPRDFVVHPGAGNPDGTVLNALLHYYPPIADVPRAGIVHRLDKDTTGLMVVAKTIPAQTRLVESLQLREITREYEAVAIGHMTSGGTVEQPISRHPTKRTHMSVHPMGKPAVTHYRIMEHFRIHTRLRLRLETGRTHQIRVHMSHITHPLVGDQLYGGRPRPPKGASEAFIAMLRKFDRQALHATMLRLYHPITGIEMEWHAPIPQDMVDLIDAMRADFEEHKDDVDWL; encoded by the coding sequence ATGGCACAACGAGTAGAACTCACCGCAACAGTCTCCGAAAAACAGCTCGGACAACGCTTAGATCAGGCTTTGGCCGAAATGTTCCCTGATTATTCGCGATCACGCATAAAAGAATGGATTCTTGACCAGCGCGTGCTGGTAAACGGCAAGATCTGGGACAAGCCAAAAGAGAAAGTGTTGGGTGGGGAAGTCGTCGCCATCAATGCTGATATCGAAGAAGAAGTCCGTTTCGAACCTCAGGATATCCCGCTGAATATCGTCTATGAAGATGATGACATTCTGGTGATCAACAAGCCACGTGACTTTGTTGTCCACCCTGGCGCAGGCAACCCTGACGGCACAGTGCTGAATGCGCTGCTGCACTACTATCCGCCGATCGCTGACGTACCGCGTGCGGGCATTGTTCACCGTCTGGATAAAGACACCACTGGCCTGATGGTTGTGGCAAAGACCATTCCAGCGCAAACGCGTCTGGTGGAGTCACTGCAGCTGCGTGAAATCACCCGTGAGTACGAAGCGGTGGCGATTGGTCATATGACCTCCGGCGGCACGGTAGAACAGCCTATCAGCCGCCACCCGACCAAGCGTACCCATATGTCCGTTCATCCGATGGGCAAACCGGCCGTCACGCACTACCGCATCATGGAGCATTTCCGCATCCATACGCGTCTGCGTCTGCGTCTGGAAACCGGCCGTACTCACCAGATCCGTGTGCATATGTCGCATATCACCCATCCGCTGGTGGGCGATCAGCTTTACGGTGGCCGCCCGCGTCCACCGAAAGGGGCTTCCGAGGCGTTTATTGCGATGCTGCGTAAATTCGATCGTCAGGCTCTGCATGCAACCATGCTGCGTCTCTATCATCCGATCACCGGCATCGAGATGGAATGGCATGCGCCAATCCCACAGGATATGGTGGATCTTATCGACGCCATGCGTGCCGATTTCGAAGAGCATAAGGACGACGTGGACTGGTTATGA